CATTTTTACTTTGATGAGTACGAAATTGCCAGTGGCGCAGCAGGTGCACCTATAGTGAAGCTTGCTCTTTCACTTATTAATCCATTATTAGCATCCGATTTTCAAATTGCTATGGAAACAATGGAACCTACAAAACCTGTTTCTCCAGGGGATCCAAACGCCAAACGTATTGCATTAACGTTTGACGACGGTCCACACCCGAAAGTAACCGAACAAATTTTAAATACGCTCGATAAATACAATGCAAAAGCGACGTTCTTTATGCTCGGAAGCCGTGTGAAACACTATCCTAATATCGCGAGAGATGTTCTCGCACGTGGTCATGAAATCGGCAACCATTCTTGGAATCATCCAGTATTGACTAAAATGCCAATGGAGCAAGTTTTAAAAGAATATACGTCTACTGCAAATGAAATTGAATTAGCGATTAATCAAGGCGCAACTGTTTTTAGACCTCCATACGGCGCTACTAATGATGACATCAATGCAAAAATACCTGTTCCTGTAGTACTGTGGAGCATTGACACTTTGGACTGGAAACATCGTAATTCACAATTATTACTGACATATATTAAAAAAAATATGCACAACAATGCCATCGTGTTAATGCATGATATTCACCAATCAACAGCAGATGGACTTGACGCTGTATTAGCCTACTTACAGAGTGAGGGCTATGAATTTGTGACTGTCTCTGAAATTCTCCCTTATCGTGAATAGCACGAATAGAAAAAGTGTTAGATTGACCGCAATCAATCTAACACTTTTTTGCTATGTCGGTGTTATCCGCCTCACCACGCACACGCTAGTTGCCTCTTACGTTGTGTGCATTCTAAGCAGAAGTCACCACTCGATTTAATCTATTATTTAATAACCAGTGTATCTAGCGCTTTGAAATCTTTTAATTGGTAGCTCTTTACTTCATTGCGAGCAACGGTGTATAAAGTATCGCCAACATAGACAACACGTTGTACAACTTGCTCCCAATTCTCATATTGCTCATTTGTCTTTCCATTTATAATATTTCCTTTTAGCACAATGCCCTTCTCTGCTGTAATTTCGTAAATTTGTGCACCCTGACCTTGGTAGACTATCTCATCGCCTTTTCCTTCTTCATAAAGCACGACTGGGAAGCCGAAGTAATGATAGTCTTTATTGCGGAATAAAGCTTTTGGATTGTATTGTACATCTGAATAAGAGCCTTTACCGCCTATTTTAACGGTAGATTGCTCTTTAGGATTTTTAAAATCTGTCACATCAAACAAGGACATTTTCATATTCGTTGACACTGTGAAATTGCGTTTCGTATAAGCATCATAACGTTCTTCCGTATCATAACCAATGCCTATTAAGTGTGTATCATCAAGCGGATGTAAATAATTGCTATACCCTGGAATTTTCAATTCTCCTAGTATTTTTGGTTTTCGTGGATTAGCTACATCAATAACAAATAGCGGATCCACTTGCTTAAACGTTACGACATAAGCTTTCTCCCCCATAAAGCGGGCAGAATACACCTTTTCCCCTGGTGCCATATCCTTTACTGCACCAATTTCTTTTAAGTTCTCATCTAATATGAACAGATGGTTACGAGAAATATTTTTTTCATCCCACGTATTTCCTTCAGTCGTCACAATGCGGAATTTCCCGTCATACTCATCCATTGAATATTGGTTTAACACGGATCCTTTCACTTCACTCGTGCCTACAAACTTCAAGACCGTTCCATCTAAGTCCCACTTAAACACTTGTGTATCATTTGATTGAGGCATCCAGATTCTATCCTTTATACCTC
This genomic interval from Lysinibacillus sphaericus contains the following:
- a CDS encoding polysaccharide deacetylase family protein, translating into MIQERRKKRGPMIDFLLIGLIVTLISIILVIVLSKDHFKFQKISASKDTNSEATSNVSTENSAFPGIRITSDVSKDKRTPFAVHYPQTESEVFNDVVLQYITKAKEDYLLSMKKNKDKKATGELTINLETFPYQDHYYSFVLTKMLYLGGANHVVSTKTFFFNNETGEAINIQTLLQNDNNNLTTLAAYVRKDLQQNLELKDQLNNDELLKVTEPKWENFNRFAIIDDSIHFYFDEYEIASGAAGAPIVKLALSLINPLLASDFQIAMETMEPTKPVSPGDPNAKRIALTFDDGPHPKVTEQILNTLDKYNAKATFFMLGSRVKHYPNIARDVLARGHEIGNHSWNHPVLTKMPMEQVLKEYTSTANEIELAINQGATVFRPPYGATNDDINAKIPVPVVLWSIDTLDWKHRNSQLLLTYIKKNMHNNAIVLMHDIHQSTADGLDAVLAYLQSEGYEFVTVSEILPYRE